From a region of the Hemibagrus wyckioides isolate EC202008001 linkage group LG06, SWU_Hwy_1.0, whole genome shotgun sequence genome:
- the LOC131353840 gene encoding cilia- and flagella-associated protein 57-like, with product MLCPQEKEGIQVLAISPDRRYLAVSESGVQGISVYDLQSEQCTRVKVLMAQGFGVLQFVCMAFSADSKYLLCQSGGPEWTLFYWDWKKDEVIAIVNTTRVGIVSQVSFNPVDNTRICVSGNHVFKIFQLEKDCLKKISTFKMDSENIKSHAWLSEDSIVLGTERGKLLLLKDGELHKLPRPFERVKSNSSSTAALPHITAIRAYSKGFACAGNLGEVCLYEKTEEYGYMKATEIRIPQDPCSSEPQEVIEMCLSPSEETLAISTHRGLIYHVNLASVELSQSKQANFEHLFNSLHLGSITGLSVCDSKTLFATCSKDNTVRIWNYKTNSLELQRKFPEEPTCISLHPNGLSILVGFSTKVCLMNLLVDRFHTVQEFDIQGCSECVFNHGGSMFATVSENLISIVNIRTGKIMKLNGQISKVQSVTWCTNDLHLVSCGMDGSICEWNVLTGARSENKKKMCSYMDVTLSDSSESIFFVGGSMLYEFRDGEATFTAVAMTHSSQAVFVGTAAGTIRVMQYPLEEETSWTEHQAHSGPITKMIVTPEDQYLVTASEDGSLLMWSITDQNGCKLSMEKEICFSEDVLCSQAFLKRKDRSILEVQSQMESQKERLKYKLKQTHMDYEKKLDKDQESYRQQIESLKDQIQTLNSEKEEEKISHEKALAEMRENHAKELKEQKNSFEYELNKAFTVQAEIRLNYDQRLFDQVDNHFRTTMDMKRAYEQRIQEQQDQMHCCEEKLKELQEKFDSEFKDDFLQHAQELQAEKEMNKTLQDEKKLMEKQLMLLWKVKGENQDQCLEISQLEAKVEEINVKNKKAIKELQQKIKKQEEELCTERKKVRNMKTYVQKMKADIKNCSSFVNQPHQLRKNFTSLYKSYINDVDVTARVKPGVRQREQQQRTAASSAQNQAVEPKTQESDCCEILKQQTEVHQEVNNSEETLTAMHTNHTAELEEILLKYEQELQAEKETCSQLKYEMKLMEQQMVQFWKIKEEIEDQNLEINMLKEEVQSLHGQHKIFKKVRKEQKSEQKTDQDKNIHLQDIVQMYEKSKKQKKSDLISINNQLDGLIKDRTRQTDETDLEEVKNKIDEKKLFVKKLGAEVTEMNTKYQQTIDELKEKLKVTEMELCKERERARNTKLMLDRIKADIHTCSNFIQQPRMLKENFIKLHKEYINDGERRALPRIDKDHRDRTRESRATKVNARVSTARDPPKTGRCPVTLPPLLTRRRQNPSFLKEIQAFHRKL from the exons ATGCTATGCCCACAAGAGAAAGAGGGCATACAAGTTCTGGCTATTAGCCCTGACCGGCGCTACCTGGCTGTGTCAGAAAGCGGAGTACAGGGCATCTCTGTCTATGACTTACAAAGTGAGCAGTGCACCAGGGTGAAGGTGCTGATGGCCCAAGGCTTTGGCGTCCTGCAGTTTGTTTGTATGGCTTTTTCTGCTGACTCCAAATACCTACTCTGCCAGTCTGGAGGACCCGAATGGACCCTCTTCTACTGGGACTGGAAGAAGGATGAGGTCATTGCCattgtgaacaccacaagggtCGGAATTGTCAGTCAG GTCAGCTTTAATCCAGTGGACAACACACGGATTTGTGTGAGCGGAAATCATGTATTCAAGATTTTCCAGCTGGAGAAGGACTGCCTGAAAAAGATCAGCACATTTAAGATGGACAGTGAAAACATCAAGTCCCACGCGTGGCTGTCTGAGGATAGCATAGTCTTAGGGACAGAAAGGGgaaagctgctgctgttgaagGATGGAGAGTTGCACAAATTGCCAAGGCCTTTTGAGAG GGTGAAGAGCAACTCTTCATCTACAGCTGCACTGCCCCACATCACTGCCATCAGGGCATACTCTAAAGGGTTTGCTTGTGCAGGCAACTTGGGGGAAGTCTGCCTCTatgagaagactgaggaatacgGCTACATGAAGGCCACAGAAATAAGA ATTCCTCAGGACCCATGCAGCAGTGAGCCGCAGGAGGTCATCGAAATGTGCCTGAGCCCCTCAGAGGAGACGCTGGCCATAAGCACACATCGAGGCCTGATCTACCACGTCAACCTCGCCTCTGTTGAGCTTAGCCAG AGTAAGCAGGCCAACTTCGAGCACCTGTTCAACTCACTTCACTTAGGGAGCATCACCGGTCTGTCAGTCTGCGACTCCAAAACCCTTTTTGCCACCTGCTCAAAGGATAACACTGTGCGCATCTGGAACTACAAGACCAA TTCTCTGGAGCTGCAAAGGAAGTTCCCTGAAGAGCCGACTTGCATCTCACTGCACCCGAATGGCCTATCCATCCTGGTGGGCTTCTCTACTAAAGTCTGCCTCATGAACCTGTTGGTTGATAGATTCCACACTGTTCAGGAGTTTGACATACAAGGCTGCAGTGAG tgtgtgttcaaCCATGGCGGCAGCATGTTCGCCACTGTCAGCGAAAACCTGATAAGCATCGTCAACATCAGGACAGGCAAAATAATGAAGCTGAATGGCCAAATTAGCAAG GTGCAGTCAGTCACGTGGTGTACAAATGACCTTCACCTGGTGTCATGTGGGATGGACGGCAGCATCTGTGAGTGGAATGTTTTGACAGGCGCCCGATCTGAGAACAAGAAGAAAATGTGCTCCTACATGGATGTGACGCTCTCGGACAGCAGTGAGAGCATCTTCTTTGTAGGCGGTTCCATGCTATATGAGTTCAGAGATGGAGAGGcaa CCTTCACAGCCGTGGCAATGACTCATTCCAGCCAGGCAGTCTTTGTTGGAACTGCTGCTGGTACTATCAGAGTCATGCAGTACCCGTTAGAAGAGGAGACATCCTGGACAGAGCATCAGGCACATTCTGGTCCCATCACCAAA atgatTGTCACGCCTGAAGATCAGTATCTGGTGACTGCCTCAGAGGACGGCTCTCTCCTCATGTGGTCAATTACTGACCAGAATGGATGCAAGTTGAGCATGGAGAAAGAAATCTGCTTTTCTGAGGATGTCCTCTGTAGCCAGGCTTTTCTGAAGAGAAAg GACCGGTCTATACTTGAGGTTCAATCCCAGATGGAGTCACAGAAGGAGAGGCTAAAATACAAGCTTAAGCAGACTCACATGGACTATGAGAAGAAGCTTGACAAAGACCAAGAGAGTTACCGCCAGCAGATTGAGTCTCTGAAAGACCAGATCCAG ACACTGAATAgtgagaaggaggaagagaagattTCTCATGAGAAGGCCCTGGCTGAGATGAGGGAGAACCATGCTAAAGAGCTGAAGGAACAGA AAAATAGCTTTGAATACGAGTTGAATAAAGCCTTCACGGTCCAGGCTGAGATACGTCTGAACTACGATCAGAGACTGTTTGACCAAGTGGACAACCATTTCCGTACCACTATGGATATGAAACGGGCCTATGAACAGAGGATCCAGGAG CAACAGGACCAGATGCATTGTTGTGAAGAGAAGCTGAAGGAACTGCAGGAGAAATTTGACTCTGAGTTTAAAGATGACTTCCTCCAACATGCTCAGGAGCTgcaggcagagaaagagatgaaCAAGACTCTACAGGATGAGAAGAAGCTCATGGAAAAACAG tTGATGCTGCTTTGGAAGGTAAAAGGAGAGAATCAGGACCAGTGCCTTGAAATCAGTCAG cttGAGGCCAAAGTTGAGGAGATAAATGTCAAGAACAAGAAGGCCATTAAAGAACTGCAgcaaaagataaaaaaacaggaagaagagCTGTGCACAGAAAGGAAGAAG GTCAGAAACATGAAAACGTATGTGCAGAAGATGAAGGCCGACATCAAAAACTGCTCGAGCTTTGTCAATCAGCCCCACCAGCTGAGGAAAAACTTCACCAGCCTCTATAAGTCCTACATCAATGATGTAGAT GTGACAGCCAGAGTGAAGCCTGGGGTCAGGCAGAGGGAGCAGCAGCAGAGGACAGCGGCTTCTTCAGCGCAAAACCAGGCTGTGGAGCCCAAAACTCAGGAATCAGATTGCTGTGAGATCCTGAAG CAACAGACCGAGGTGCACCAGGAGGTGAATAACTCTGAGGAGACGCTGACTGCGATGCACACAAACCATACAGCTGAGCTCGAAGAAATCCTCCTTAAATACGAACAGGAGCTTCAGGCAGAGAAGGAAACCTGCAGCCAacttaaatatgaaatgaagcTCATGGAGCAGCAG ATGGTGCAGTTctggaaaataaaagaagaaattgAGGACCAGAACCTCGAGATCAACATGTTAAAGGAGGAAGTGCAGAGCCTGCATGGCCAGCATAAGATATTCAAGAAAGTGAGGAAGGAGCAAAAGTCCGAGCAAAAGACCGACCAGGATAAG AACATCCACCTCCAAGACATAGTTCAGATGTACGAGAAgagcaaaaaacagaaaaagtcaGATTTAATCAGCATCAACAATCAGCTGGACGGACTGATCAAAGACAGGACGAGACAAACAGATGAAACTGACCTCGAGGAAGTGAAGAACAAGATTGATGAGAAAAAACTGTTCGTCAAAAAG ctcGGGGCTGAGGTGACGGAGATGAACACCAAGTACCAGCAGACCATTGATGAACTGAAGGAGAAGCTGAAAGTAACGGAAATGGAgttgtgtaaagagagggagagg GCTAGAAACACGAAGCTTATGTTGGACAGGATCAAGGCTGACATCCACACCTGCTCAAACTTCATCCAGCAGCCGAGGATGCTGAAGGAGAACTTCATAAAGCTCCACAAAGAATACATCAATGATGGAGAG AGGAGAGCCTTGCCAAGAATAGACAAGGACCACCGAGACAGGACACGGGAAAGCAGGGCGACGAAGGTTAATGCTCGTGTCAGCA CAGCCAGGGACCCGCCGAAAACTGGAAGATGCCCCGTGACCCTGCCCCCGCTGCTGACCAGAAGAAGGCAAAATCCTTCTTTCCTTAAAGAAATTCAAGCTTTCCACCGTAAATTGTAA